DNA from Tsuneonella dongtanensis:
CGTGAAGTGGTTGGCGAAGGCCTTTGACCCGGCATAGACGTTGCCGCCTGGGTAGATGTAGTTACCCGCGACCGAGCCGATCGTCACGATCGCGCCCTTGCGCTCGATCAGTCCCGCCAGCAGCTTGCGGGTCAGCGTGACCATCGCGGTCACGTTGGTGTCGATCATGGTCTGCCAGTTGGACAGCTCGGCGTCCTGCGCATTCGCGAGACCCGCGGCGAGACCGGCGTTGTTCACCAGCAGGTCGATCGCGCGGAATTCCTGCGGAAGTGCGTCCAGCGCGGCGTCCATCGCTGCCGTGTCGCGCACGTCGAACACCGCCGCGTGCACCCTGTCGGCGCCAAGTTCGGCGACGAGTGCGTCGAGTCGCTCGGCCCGCCGCCCAGTGGCGACGCAGCGCCATCCTGCACCCACAAGCGCGCGAACCGTGGCTTCGCCGATACCCGACGTCGCTCCTGATACGAACGCGGTTTTCATCGGGAGTCCTCCGGCGGGCTGAGCGTTATGGCGAGGGTGAACCGGGCGTCCGCTCCCGGAGCCAGTTCGACCACGCCGGGCTTGTCGCGAAAATCGCAGGCGAAGTCGATCGGATCGGCGATGCCCTGCCACGGTTCGATGCACAGGAACGGGGCACCGGGTTTCTGCCAGATGCCGAGCATGGGGCAGTTGTCCCATTCAAGCGCCAGCGATGCGCCGTCCGCCGTCCCGAACGAACAGGCGCGGGAGCGCATGTTGTCCCAGACCAGCGCGTCCGCCTCGAACAGCGCCGCGTCCGGCGCGAGCGTGTCGCCCTCGACGGGAGAAGGGAAGGTCTCGGGCAAGAGCTGGCCCTGCGCGGACAGCCGCCGGATCGGTT
Protein-coding regions in this window:
- a CDS encoding SDR family NAD(P)-dependent oxidoreductase, whose amino-acid sequence is MKTAFVSGATSGIGEATVRALVGAGWRCVATGRRAERLDALVAELGADRVHAAVFDVRDTAAMDAALDALPQEFRAIDLLVNNAGLAAGLANAQDAELSNWQTMIDTNVTAMVTLTRKLLAGLIERKGAIVTIGSVAGNYIYPGGNVYAGSKAFANHFTLALRADLHGTGVRVTSIEPGMVETEFTLVRTGSQEASDKLYAGVNPMTAEDIADTIRWIAELPPHLNVNRIELMPVNQDFAGFRVARD